The following proteins are encoded in a genomic region of Calditrichota bacterium:
- a CDS encoding isoprenylcysteine carboxylmethyltransferase family protein gives MKQKQKTEYSVSEMSRWGVGPVFAGLSILFSLIPLSISFYFFPFFQIKFIPQIILTISGIIFILTGLTIFLISYFTVDSAYYQGKFVRTGVYRCCRHPLYASWVIFTVPGMVLIVNSWLGLTAPVFMYFLLRKLVQKEETYMEQKFGNVYTEYRRRTPGILPFGIFKKDG, from the coding sequence ATGAAGCAAAAGCAAAAAACAGAATATTCTGTCAGCGAAATGAGCCGCTGGGGCGTGGGACCTGTGTTTGCAGGTCTCTCCATTTTATTTTCCCTCATTCCGTTATCAATCAGCTTCTATTTTTTTCCATTTTTCCAAATAAAATTTATCCCGCAAATCATCTTGACTATTTCCGGCATTATTTTTATCTTAACGGGACTGACAATTTTTCTCATTTCATATTTCACCGTTGACAGCGCCTATTATCAGGGAAAATTTGTCCGGACCGGAGTTTATCGTTGTTGCCGTCATCCGTTGTACGCTTCCTGGGTCATTTTCACGGTGCCGGGGATGGTTTTGATTGTCAATAGCTGGCTCGGACTAACGGCGCCGGTTTTCATGTATTTTTTGCTGCGCAAATTAGTGCAAAAAGAAGAAACTTACATGGAGCAAAAATTCGGGAATGTGTACACCGAGTACAGGCGCAGAACTCCCGGTATTCTGCCTTTTGGCATTTTCAAA